In Promicromonospora sukumoe, the following proteins share a genomic window:
- a CDS encoding NAD(P)/FAD-dependent oxidoreductase codes for MPSPSGQVPSSVVVVGAGLAGAQTAAALRKHGFEGHLTVLGAEGLPPYDRPPLSKELLKRTEPVWLADDLGTDLTALVDDLRLADPATRLEADQERVVVRTASGDDVVADAVVLACGSAPLRPAGWDAAMTLHTAPDAERLRAAVAVPGMRLVVVGAGWIGAEVAGVAAGAGARVTVVEAGPVPLERQLGRTVGGLLTPWYDAAGVTLITGVAVEKVLPGPADGAPGAGSVVLADGRVLEADLVLAAVGARPASRWLAGSLPLETNGGLRVNRAGRFMGVHSPTDPAGRLHLDALRRVWAVGDIATREHPVFGPVPGGHWSAALHDPEVTVRALLGLDERAAEPDHVRERLGLVPIPAHAPYVFSQQLGHDLALFGVPSPFDDVVLRGTPTASGGWAALYLENALDRHPRRTADGHRVATVRAVLLVDSPREVGQVRKLMNRSVPLTVDLDRALDPATRLKDAVV; via the coding sequence ATGCCGTCCCCTTCAGGTCAGGTCCCCAGCAGCGTGGTCGTCGTGGGTGCGGGGCTGGCGGGCGCACAGACCGCCGCCGCGCTGCGCAAGCACGGTTTCGAGGGGCACCTGACGGTGCTCGGCGCGGAGGGCCTGCCGCCCTACGACCGCCCGCCGCTGTCCAAGGAGCTGCTCAAGCGCACCGAGCCGGTCTGGCTCGCCGACGACCTCGGGACCGATCTCACCGCCCTCGTCGACGACCTGCGGCTCGCGGACCCGGCGACCCGCCTCGAGGCGGACCAGGAGCGGGTCGTGGTGCGGACGGCGTCGGGCGACGACGTGGTGGCCGACGCCGTGGTGCTCGCCTGCGGCAGCGCTCCCCTGCGCCCCGCGGGCTGGGACGCCGCAATGACTCTGCACACGGCGCCGGACGCGGAGCGGCTCCGTGCCGCCGTCGCCGTGCCGGGCATGCGGCTCGTGGTGGTCGGCGCGGGCTGGATCGGCGCGGAGGTGGCGGGCGTCGCCGCGGGCGCGGGCGCCCGGGTGACAGTCGTCGAGGCGGGCCCGGTGCCGCTGGAGCGGCAGCTCGGCCGCACGGTCGGCGGCCTGCTCACCCCCTGGTACGACGCCGCCGGGGTCACGCTGATCACGGGTGTCGCCGTCGAGAAGGTGCTGCCCGGGCCTGCGGACGGCGCCCCTGGGGCGGGCAGCGTGGTGCTCGCGGACGGCCGGGTGCTGGAGGCCGACCTGGTGCTCGCCGCCGTGGGGGCGCGGCCGGCGTCGCGCTGGCTCGCCGGCTCCCTGCCGCTGGAGACGAACGGCGGGCTGCGGGTCAACCGTGCCGGCCGGTTCATGGGCGTGCACTCCCCGACCGACCCGGCGGGCCGGCTGCACCTCGACGCGCTGCGCCGGGTGTGGGCGGTGGGCGACATCGCGACCCGGGAGCACCCGGTGTTCGGGCCGGTGCCGGGCGGGCACTGGTCGGCCGCCCTGCACGACCCCGAGGTGACCGTCCGGGCCCTGCTCGGCCTCGACGAGCGCGCCGCCGAGCCCGACCACGTGCGCGAGCGGCTCGGCCTCGTGCCGATCCCCGCGCACGCGCCGTACGTCTTCTCGCAGCAGCTCGGGCACGACCTCGCCCTCTTCGGCGTGCCCTCCCCGTTCGACGACGTCGTCCTGCGCGGGACCCCCACGGCGTCGGGCGGATGGGCGGCCCTGTACCTGGAGAACGCGCTCGACCGGCACCCGCGCCGCACCGCGGACGGGCACCGCGTGGCGACCGTGCGGGCGGTGCTGCTGGTCGACTCGCCGCGCGAGGTGGGGCAGGTGCGCAAGCTGATGAACCGCAGCGTGCCGCTGACGGTCGACCTGGACCGCGCGCTGGACCCGGCGACCAGGCTCAAGGACGCCGTCGTCTGA
- a CDS encoding septum formation family protein → MADTTQTPRDATEPDGAEPQVTDPEDGEATKPESSGAPEDGPGEDGPDEGGPDEGPGEDEPDEGGTADAADADEDGDPYELPYPTRVGWVVAAFLFFWPLAIPALVQSMRTAEANGTGNARRAKKSSVRTLDFSLGAVTVGVLSVAGLWIAIAAAPTYASSLPPGVVAAARSFVPPALAGPLGITLPDDGPAVAEPSYSPTPTDDPFATTDPYATDPYEDPADASDLLPTPGAEGALEPSGEPTATSDGAATAEAEIPDLQVGDCIDTAATSGQTTLYRIPVVPCTTAHGGEIYAETTAEDSLAQGGQPPTQQALWDAADAYCYPQFTKYVGLRWAQSELLYWPIAPSEESWAEGDRRILCVVESEQPVTGTLKGADR, encoded by the coding sequence ATGGCCGACACCACGCAGACTCCCCGCGACGCCACCGAGCCCGACGGGGCGGAACCGCAGGTGACGGACCCCGAGGACGGCGAGGCGACGAAGCCCGAGTCGTCCGGGGCCCCGGAGGACGGGCCGGGCGAGGACGGACCGGACGAGGGTGGTCCGGACGAGGGACCGGGCGAGGACGAGCCGGACGAGGGCGGGACCGCGGACGCCGCGGACGCCGACGAGGACGGCGACCCCTACGAGCTCCCGTACCCGACCCGCGTGGGCTGGGTCGTCGCCGCGTTCCTGTTCTTCTGGCCGCTCGCGATCCCCGCGCTCGTGCAGTCGATGCGCACGGCCGAGGCCAACGGCACGGGCAACGCGCGCCGGGCGAAGAAGTCGTCGGTCCGCACGCTCGACTTCTCGCTGGGCGCCGTCACCGTGGGCGTGCTGAGCGTCGCCGGCCTGTGGATCGCGATCGCCGCGGCGCCCACGTACGCGTCGTCGCTCCCGCCCGGGGTCGTCGCGGCGGCCCGGTCGTTCGTCCCGCCGGCCCTGGCGGGCCCGCTCGGCATCACGCTGCCCGACGACGGCCCCGCGGTCGCCGAGCCGTCGTACTCCCCCACGCCGACCGACGACCCGTTCGCGACGACCGACCCGTACGCCACGGACCCGTACGAGGACCCGGCGGACGCGTCGGACCTGCTGCCCACCCCGGGTGCCGAGGGCGCGCTCGAGCCGAGCGGGGAGCCGACGGCGACGTCGGACGGCGCCGCGACCGCCGAGGCGGAGATCCCGGACCTGCAGGTGGGCGACTGCATCGACACGGCGGCGACGTCGGGCCAGACCACGCTGTACCGGATCCCGGTGGTGCCGTGCACGACCGCGCACGGCGGCGAGATCTACGCGGAGACGACGGCGGAGGACAGCCTCGCGCAGGGCGGGCAGCCGCCCACGCAGCAGGCGCTGTGGGACGCCGCGGACGCGTACTGCTATCCGCAGTTCACCAAGTACGTGGGCCTGCGGTGGGCCCAGTCGGAGCTGCTCTACTGGCCGATCGCGCCGTCGGAGGAGAGCTGGGCCGAGGGCGACCGTCGCATCCTGTGCGTGGTCGAGTCGGAGCAGCCGGTGACGGGCACGCTCAAGGGCGCAGACCGCTAG
- a CDS encoding DUF3017 domain-containing protein, with product MDLSEMRTTPGAPGGATTLLEPGPVGTATLERTGPADLLTAITTTSQELDRSEPASGEDSDVSPAEPHRSNLAIWLVLGGVGISVLLGMFAGARAGAIGIGVVLVVCAIFRAVLDSPVGLVIRSRTVDIILYGSTAVLIGILAVATPSI from the coding sequence GTGGATCTCAGTGAGATGCGGACGACGCCCGGCGCACCGGGCGGTGCCACGACGCTCCTCGAGCCGGGCCCGGTCGGAACCGCTACGCTCGAACGCACCGGACCGGCCGACCTTCTGACGGCCATCACGACGACCAGCCAGGAGCTCGACCGCAGTGAGCCAGCCAGCGGCGAGGACTCCGACGTGAGTCCGGCGGAGCCGCACCGCAGCAACCTCGCGATCTGGCTCGTCCTCGGCGGCGTCGGCATCTCGGTGCTGCTCGGGATGTTCGCCGGCGCGCGCGCCGGGGCGATCGGCATCGGCGTGGTGCTCGTGGTCTGCGCGATCTTCCGCGCGGTGCTCGACAGCCCCGTCGGCCTGGTCATCCGCAGCCGGACCGTCGACATCATCCTGTACGGCTCGACGGCCGTGCTGATCGGCATCCTCGCCGTCGCGACGCCCAGCATCTGA
- a CDS encoding FAD-dependent oxidoreductase: MTHEEVVDVLVAGTGAAGLSAAIAAADAGAKVLVVESADRWGGTTMRSGGGLWLPDNPVMRRAGIADSRAEALTYLEAAIGDVGPASSAARREAFVDTVDELVTALEGHGVRWSTAKKYPDYYPERPGGKIGRSIEPRPYDTRRLGDWIERSRVKDGVPLAVMNDDFYELGRAWSTPSGFVRGARLVFRVLGGLLTGKKQVGMGAALACSLMEVVRAQGTEVRLSTPLTELLVEDGAVVGAVVGMPQARRTVRVTGGVVLGAGGFAHRTRWREKHHGVPGWSAASEDDQGTGIEAGADAGGALALMDDAWWGAGVDNRGQGMHGFVLSERSMPYSMVVDSSGARYVNESTSYIDFGHALLERDPQVPANPSWLVMDVRARRRYLNTSLLAGRRRYVDDGTLVYADTLAELADTLGLDPRTFRDTVARFNGFARTGKDTDFGRGDSGYDRYYSDPTVRPNPNLGAIERGPFSALRIVPGDLGTKGGLLTDEHARVLREDGSAIPGLYAAGNTTASVMGRTYPGPGSTIGPAAVFGWIGGQQAAGRRD; encoded by the coding sequence ATGACGCACGAGGAAGTGGTCGACGTACTGGTCGCGGGGACGGGCGCCGCCGGGCTCAGCGCGGCGATCGCCGCGGCCGACGCCGGGGCGAAGGTGCTGGTCGTGGAGTCGGCGGACCGGTGGGGCGGCACCACGATGCGCAGCGGCGGCGGGCTGTGGCTGCCGGACAACCCGGTGATGCGACGCGCGGGGATCGCCGACTCCCGCGCGGAGGCGCTGACGTACCTGGAGGCGGCGATCGGCGACGTCGGCCCCGCGAGCTCGGCCGCGCGCCGGGAGGCGTTCGTGGACACCGTCGACGAGCTGGTCACCGCGCTGGAGGGGCACGGCGTGCGGTGGTCGACGGCGAAGAAGTACCCCGACTACTACCCCGAGCGGCCCGGCGGCAAGATCGGCCGGTCCATCGAGCCCCGGCCGTACGACACGCGGCGGCTCGGCGACTGGATCGAGCGGTCCCGCGTCAAGGACGGCGTGCCGCTCGCCGTCATGAACGACGACTTCTACGAGCTGGGCCGGGCCTGGTCCACGCCGTCGGGCTTCGTCCGCGGGGCGCGGCTGGTGTTCCGCGTGCTGGGCGGCCTGCTCACCGGCAAGAAGCAGGTGGGCATGGGGGCGGCGCTGGCCTGTTCCCTCATGGAGGTCGTGCGGGCGCAGGGCACGGAGGTGCGGCTGAGCACGCCGCTGACCGAGCTCCTGGTGGAGGACGGCGCCGTGGTGGGCGCCGTCGTCGGCATGCCGCAGGCCCGGCGCACCGTCCGCGTGACCGGCGGCGTCGTGCTGGGCGCGGGCGGGTTCGCCCACCGGACCCGGTGGCGCGAGAAGCACCACGGCGTGCCCGGCTGGAGCGCCGCGTCCGAGGACGACCAGGGCACGGGCATCGAAGCCGGGGCCGACGCCGGCGGCGCGCTCGCTCTGATGGACGACGCCTGGTGGGGCGCGGGCGTGGACAACAGGGGCCAGGGGATGCACGGCTTCGTGCTGTCCGAGCGGTCCATGCCGTACTCGATGGTCGTGGACTCCTCCGGCGCCCGGTACGTCAACGAGTCCACGAGCTACATCGACTTCGGCCACGCGCTGCTGGAGCGGGACCCGCAGGTGCCGGCGAACCCGTCGTGGCTGGTCATGGACGTGCGCGCGCGGCGTCGGTACCTCAACACGTCACTCCTGGCCGGCCGACGGCGGTACGTCGACGACGGCACCCTCGTCTACGCGGACACCCTCGCTGAGCTGGCGGACACGCTCGGCCTGGACCCGCGGACCTTCCGGGACACGGTCGCGCGGTTCAACGGGTTCGCCCGGACCGGCAAGGACACCGACTTCGGCCGCGGCGACTCCGGTTACGACCGCTACTACTCCGACCCCACCGTCCGGCCCAACCCGAACCTCGGCGCGATCGAGCGCGGACCCTTCTCCGCGCTGCGGATCGTGCCCGGCGACCTGGGCACCAAGGGCGGGCTGCTCACCGACGAGCACGCGCGGGTGCTGCGCGAGGACGGCTCAGCGATCCCGGGCCTGTACGCGGCGGGGAACACCACGGCGTCCGTGATGGGGCGCACCTACCCCGGGCCCGGGTCGACGATCGGCCCGGCGGCCGTGTTCGGCTGGATCGGCGGGCAGCAGGCGGCGGGGAGGCGGGACTAG
- the purH gene encoding bifunctional phosphoribosylaminoimidazolecarboxamide formyltransferase/IMP cyclohydrolase has protein sequence MSGAPSTPDVQLTDDSQRPVRRALLSVYDKTGLIELATALHDAGVELVSTGSTASKIADAGIPVTPVEELTGFPECLEGRVKTLHPRVHAGILADTRKQDHLDQLAQLEISPFELVVVNLYPFAATVASGAGPDAVVEQIDIGGPSMVRAAAKNHPSVAVVVDPARYDDVAAAVRAGGFTYAQRKALAAAAFVHTATYDVAVASWMGSVVSPTDAVDGADGPVSTGFPAWVGGTWERADVLRYGENPHQRAALYTRGDGVTGLAQAEQLHGKAMSYNNYVDADAAWRAAWDHEGPAVAIIKHANPCGIAVGTDIAEAHARAHATDPVSAYGGVIAANRTVTAAAARQIAPVFTEVVVAPGFEPEALEILQAKKNIRLLVVPEAPAGAVETRPISGGLLMQATDRFQADGDSPENWTLATGEAASPEVLADLAFAWKAVRAAKSNAILLARDGAAVGIGMGQVNRVDSCRLSVERANTLADGESGPVERARGAVAASDAFFPFADGLQVLLDAGVTAVVQPGGSIRDEEVVKAAETAGVTMYLTGTRHFAH, from the coding sequence ATGTCCGGCGCCCCGTCCACCCCTGACGTCCAGCTCACCGACGACTCGCAGCGCCCCGTCCGGCGCGCGCTGCTGAGCGTCTACGACAAGACCGGCCTGATCGAGCTCGCCACGGCGCTGCACGACGCCGGCGTCGAGCTGGTCTCCACCGGCTCCACCGCGTCCAAGATCGCCGACGCGGGCATCCCCGTCACGCCGGTCGAGGAGCTCACGGGTTTCCCCGAGTGCCTCGAGGGCCGCGTCAAGACGCTCCACCCGCGCGTGCACGCCGGCATCCTGGCCGACACCCGCAAGCAGGACCACCTCGACCAGCTCGCGCAGCTCGAGATCTCGCCGTTCGAGCTCGTCGTCGTGAACCTCTACCCGTTCGCGGCCACGGTCGCGTCGGGCGCCGGGCCGGACGCCGTCGTCGAGCAGATCGACATCGGCGGGCCGTCCATGGTGCGCGCCGCCGCGAAGAACCACCCGTCCGTCGCCGTGGTCGTGGACCCGGCCCGGTACGACGACGTCGCCGCCGCCGTGCGTGCCGGCGGCTTCACCTACGCCCAGCGCAAGGCGCTCGCCGCCGCCGCGTTCGTGCACACCGCGACCTACGACGTCGCCGTGGCGTCCTGGATGGGCTCCGTCGTCTCCCCGACGGACGCGGTCGACGGCGCCGACGGTCCGGTCTCGACCGGCTTCCCCGCCTGGGTCGGCGGCACCTGGGAGCGCGCCGACGTGCTCCGCTACGGCGAGAACCCGCACCAGCGCGCCGCCCTCTACACGCGCGGCGACGGCGTCACCGGCCTCGCCCAGGCCGAGCAGCTGCACGGCAAGGCGATGAGCTACAACAACTACGTCGACGCCGACGCCGCGTGGCGCGCCGCCTGGGACCACGAGGGCCCCGCCGTCGCGATCATCAAGCACGCCAACCCCTGCGGCATCGCGGTCGGTACCGACATCGCCGAGGCGCACGCCCGGGCCCACGCGACCGACCCGGTCAGCGCGTACGGCGGCGTGATCGCCGCGAACCGCACCGTCACCGCGGCGGCGGCCCGGCAGATCGCCCCGGTGTTCACCGAGGTCGTCGTGGCCCCGGGCTTCGAGCCCGAGGCGCTGGAGATCCTCCAGGCCAAGAAGAACATCCGGCTGCTCGTGGTCCCCGAGGCGCCCGCCGGCGCCGTCGAGACCCGGCCCATCTCCGGCGGGCTGCTCATGCAGGCGACCGACCGGTTCCAGGCCGACGGCGACAGCCCCGAGAACTGGACGCTGGCGACCGGCGAGGCGGCGTCACCCGAGGTGCTCGCCGACCTCGCGTTCGCGTGGAAGGCCGTGCGGGCTGCCAAGTCGAACGCGATCCTGCTTGCGCGCGACGGGGCCGCGGTCGGCATCGGCATGGGCCAGGTGAACCGCGTGGACTCGTGCCGCCTGTCCGTCGAGCGCGCCAACACCCTGGCCGACGGCGAGTCCGGTCCTGTCGAGCGGGCCCGTGGCGCCGTCGCGGCGTCGGACGCGTTCTTCCCGTTCGCCGACGGCCTGCAGGTGCTGCTCGACGCCGGGGTCACCGCCGTCGTGCAGCCGGGTGGCTCGATCCGCGACGAGGAGGTCGTCAAGGCTGCCGAGACGGCCGGCGTCACGATGTACCTCACGGGCACCCGCCACTTCGCGCACTGA